A stretch of the Arachis stenosperma cultivar V10309 chromosome 6, arast.V10309.gnm1.PFL2, whole genome shotgun sequence genome encodes the following:
- the LOC130933046 gene encoding pterocarpan synthase 1-like — MPISKTVFISATLFSSLVAAAAYYQNISPTSLGFVEEKLTHIRFYFHDVVTGPNATIIISISPLMGKSKAPLPFGSLVMLEDPLTVGPEPDSKLIGKAQGFYTMVTQREDIDLELVMGMTITFTEGKFNGSTLSLFGRNYIFDPVREMPIVGGTGAFRFARGFVRAKTYSVDYYKGDAVVEYNVYVFHYSNQGFDASTPQERFSNGFEFMTDPILGKI, encoded by the coding sequence ATGCCCATATCCAAAACCGTCTTCATTTCTGCCACCCTCTTCTCCTCCCTCGTTGCCGCCGCCGCCTACTACCAAAATATCTCCCCCACGTCCCTAGGTTTTGTGGAGGAGAAACTAACTCACATCCGATTCTACTTCCATGATGTTGTTACGGGCCCAAATGCTACCATAATCATTTCCATAAGTCCACTTATGGGAAAATCTAAGGCCCCACTTCCATTCGGGTCCTTGGTAATGCTGGAAGACCCGTTAACTGTGGGGCCCGAACCCGATTCCAAACTCATTGGAAAGGCGCAAGGATTCTACACAATGGTGACACAACGCGAGGACATTGATTTAGAGCTTGTGATGGGTATGACCATAACATTCACCGAAGGGAAGTTCAACGGCAGCACGCTCAGCCTCTTTGGCCGGAATTACATCTTTGACCCCGTTAGAGAGATGCCGATCGTTGGTGGAACCGGCGCGTTCCGATTCGCGCGTGGGTTTGTTCGTGCTAAGACTTACTCAGTGGATTATTACAAAGGTGATGCTGTTGTGGAATATAACGTGTACGTCTTCCACTATTCAAACCAAGGCTTTGATGCTTCTACTCCTCAAGAGCGTTTTAGCAATGGCTTTGAGTTCATGACTGACCCTATTCTTGgcaaaatataa
- the LOC130936466 gene encoding dirigent protein 21-like: MAKSKILFSLLFLLFTLFELFSSIIVTAEHPPFHRSISPKSLHLDRQKLSHLHFYFHDTVSGPRPTAVRVAQAQMTDKFPTQFGAVAMADDPLTIGPEPESKLIGRAQGIYASASQNDLGLMMVMNFEFSEGKYNGSTLSLLGRNAVFSAVREMPIVGGSGIFRFGRGYAVAKTHLFNITTLDAIVEYNVYVFHY, translated from the coding sequence ATGGCCAAATCCAAAatcctcttctctcttctcttccttCTCTTCACCCTCTTTGAACTCTTTTCTTCCATTATTGTCACCGCCGAGCACCCTCCTTTCCACCGAAGCATCTCTCCTAAATCTTTGCACCTCGACCGGCAGAAGCTCAGCCACCTACACTTCTATTTCCACGACACTGTTAGCGGCCCAAGGCCCACTGCCGTCAGGGTGGCCCAGGCTCAAATGACAGACAAATTCCCCACACAATTCGGAGCCGTGGCGATGGCGGATGACCCATTGACCATTGGGCCTGAACCGGAATCCAAGCTTATTGGAAGGGCCCAAGGAATTTATGCTTCTGCTTCTCAGAATGATTTGGGGTTAATGATGGTGATGAACTTCGAATTTTCGGAAGGGAAGTATAATGGAAGCACGTTGAGCTTGCTGGGGCGCAACGCAGTGTTTTCCGCCGTTAGGGAGATGCCGATCGTTGGTGGAAGCGGGATTTTCCGGTTCGGTCGGGGATATGCTGTGGCCAAAACTCACTTGTTTAATATCACCACTCTAGATGCTATTGTAGAATACAATGTTTATGTATTTCACTATTAA
- the LOC130932455 gene encoding pterocarpan synthase 1-like, translating into MPNSKFFFFLPLFFPFIVAESVGFARRISPRSLGFHEEKLTHLHFFFHDVVSGPKPTMRIIAEPEGRAKDTFPFGTTVIIEDPLTAGPEPESKLIGKAQGLYTSISQVEMALMMVMTFAFTEGEFNGSTLSVLGRNNVELPVREMPIVGGTGVFQFARGIARTNFVTVDFSKGDAIVEYNVYVYHYLTPLLDSSSSNPAHFKEGLEYMVDPLLAKIEPTVN; encoded by the coding sequence ATGCCCAACTccaaatttttcttcttccttccccTTTTCTTTCCCTTCATTGTCGCGGAATCCGTGGGCTTCGCCCGGAGGATCTCCCCGAGATCTTTGGGCTTTCATGAAGAGAAACTCACCCACCTCCACTTCTTCTTCCATGACGTCGTTAGTGGGCCAAAGCCCACTATGCGCATCATTGCCGAGCCCGAGGGAAGGGCAAAAGACACATTTCCCTTCGGGACTACGGTAATTATAGAAGACCCACTAACCGCTGGGCCGGAACCGGAGTCAAAGCTGATAGGAAAGGCCCAAGGGCTATACACGTCAATTTCGCAAGTGGAAATGGCCCTAATGATGGTGATGACGTTTGCATTCACGGAAGGAGAATTCAACGGAAGCACACTCAGCGTTTTGGGGCGTAACAACGTTGAGCTACCCGTTAGAGAGATGCCAATCGTTGGTGGAACTGGTGTGTTCCAATTCGCACGTGGGATTGCTAGGACCAATTTCGTTACGGTTGATTTCTCAAAAGGTGATGCTATTGTGGAATACAATGTTTACGTGTACCACTACTTAACCCCTCTTCTTGATTCATCATCTTCAAATCCTGCTCATTTTAAAGAGGGCCTTGAGTATATGGTAGATCCTTTATTGGCCAAGATCGAACCTACAGTTAACTGA
- the LOC130933760 gene encoding dirigent protein 22-like — MASSKTLFSIFFIPLLFSTLVTAKDPRFDRSLSPKSLGLRKEKLSHLHFYFHDILSGQNPTAVRVAQAAMTATSPTLFGAVMMADDPLTVGPEPNSKVIGKAQGIYASASQNDLGLLMVLNFAFMEGKYNGSTVSLLGRNAVFSGVREMSIVGGSGVFRFARGYAQAKTFWLNTTSGDAIVEYNVYVLHY; from the coding sequence ATGGCCTCATCCAAAACCCTCTTCTCTATCTTCTTCATTCCCCTCCTCTTCTCCACCCTTGTCACCGCCAAAGACCCTCGTTTCGATCGAAGCCTGTCTCCAAAATCACTGGGCCTCCGCAAGGAGAAGCTTAGCCACCTCCACTTTTACTTCCACGACATTCTCAGCGGCCAAAACCCCACCGCTGTTAGGGTGGCCCAAGCTGCAATGACGGCTACGTCCCCCACGTTATTCGGAGCTGTAATGATGGCCGATGACCCCTTAACCGTTGGGCCTGAGCCCAACTCCAAGGTCATAGGAAAAGCCCAGGGGATTTATGCGTCGGCGTCGCAAAATGATCTGGGGCTATTGATGGTGTTGAACTTTGCATTCATGGAAGGGAAGTACAATGGGAGCACAGTGAGCTTGTTGGGGAGGAATGCGGTGTTTTCCGGCGTGAGGGAGATGTCGATCGTGGGAGGGAGCGGGGTATTCCGATTTGCACGTGGATACGCTCAGGCCAAGACTTTCTGGCTTAACACCACCTCCGGCGATGCTATTGTCGAATATAATGTCTACGTTTtgcattattaa
- the LOC130933758 gene encoding dirigent protein 22-like codes for MAMAISKTLFSIFFIPLLFSTLITAKDPRFDRSLSPKSLGLRKEKLSHLHFYFHDILSGQNPTAVRVAQAAMTATSPTFFGAVMMADDPLTVGPEPNSKVIGKAQGIYASASQKDLGLMMMLNFAFMEGKYNGSTVSLLGRNAVFSGVREMSIVGGSGVFRFARGYAQAKTFWLNTTSGDAIVEYNVYVLHY; via the coding sequence ATGGCAATGGCGATATCCAAAACCCTCTTCTCTATCTTCTTCATTCCCCTCCTCTTCTCCACCCTTATCACCGCCAAAGACCCTCGTTTCGATCGAAGCCTGTCTCCAAAATCACTGGGCCTCCGCAAGGAGAAGCTTAGCCACCTCCACTTTTACTTCCACGACATTCTCAGCGGCCAAAACCCCACCGCTGTTAGGGTGGCCCAAGCTGCAATGACGGCTACGTCCCCCACGTTCTTCGGAGCCGTAATGATGGCCGATGACCCCTTAACCGTTGGGCCTGAGCCCAACTCCAAGGTCATAGGAAAAGCCCAGGGGATTTATGCGTCTGCGTCACAAAAGGATCTGGGGCTAATGATGATGTTGAACTTTGCATTCATGGAAGGGAAGTACAATGGGAGCACAGTGAGTTTGTTGGGGAGGAATGCGGTGTTTTCCGGCGTGAGGGAGATGTCGATCGTGGGAGGGAGCGGGGTTTTCCGATTTGCACGTGGATACGCTCAGGCCAAGACTTTCTGGCTTAACACCACCTCCGGCGATGCTATTGTCGAATATAATGTCTATGTTTTgcattattaa
- the LOC130933759 gene encoding pterocarpan synthase 1-like, translating to MLKPLTLISTFTLLFFLFSSHVTAKQPRFYRTISPTFLGLRKEKLTHLHFYFHDTASGPNPTAIVVAQAQITKKSSTLFGAVAVMDDPLTVGPEPGSKIVGKAQGIWAAASHDEIGLLMVVNLEFCEGKYNGSTLSLFGRNAVLNSVREMPIVGGSGVFRFAHGYGEAKTHWFNITSGDAVVEYNVYVFHY from the coding sequence ATGCTCAAACCATTAACTCTCATCTCCACATTCAccctcctcttcttcctcttctcttcccATGTAACAGCCAAACAACCTCGCTTCTATCGAACCATCTCTCCCACATTTCTAGGCCTCCGCAAGGAGAAGCTTACTCACCTCCATTTCTACTTCCACGACACTGCCAGCGGCCCAAACCCCACCGCCATTGTAGTCGCCCAGGCCCAAATAACCAAAAAGTCCTCCACTCTCTTCGGAGCCGTGGCCGTCATGGACGATCCCTTGACCGTGGGGCCTGAGCCCGGCTCCAAGATTGTGGGGAAAGCCCAGGGAATCTGGGCGGCTGCTTCGCATGACGAGATTGGGTTGCTAATGGTGGTGAACTTGGAGTTCTGTGAAGGGAAATACAATGGCAGCACGTTAAGCTTGTTTGGACGGAACGCGGTGCTTAATAGCGTGAGGGAGATGCCCATTGTTGGTGGCAGTGGGGTTTTCCGATTTGCGCATGGTTATGGTGAGGCCAAGACACACTGGTTCAATATAACGTCAGGGGATGCTGTTGTTGAATACAATGTCTACGTCTTCCACTATTGA